A stretch of Haemorhous mexicanus isolate bHaeMex1 chromosome 32, bHaeMex1.pri, whole genome shotgun sequence DNA encodes these proteins:
- the LOC132340452 gene encoding HLA class II histocompatibility antigen, DO beta chain-like — translation MRARGAAEPAPLRTGAPSAARLLRGCGPCPALTVGRGAAAGAGLVALVVLGVPPAAGAELSGVFQFMGKSECLFINSTEKMRFVARYIYNREQFLILDSDVGVAPQRFHLAGTPLELPAQPQPPALLRHGFLPCPHPGEVVPGPAGALGARGGHRRGPQRGLDLPAPGAAGNSPPPARAHLHQPEMLPDATRSKMLTGIRGFALGFVFLALGLGFYLRKKSS, via the exons ATGAGAgcgcgcggcgctgccgagcccgcCCCCCTCCGGACTGGTGCTCCCAGCGCAGCGCGGCTGCTTCGGGGCTGCGGCCCCTGCCCGGCGCTGACCGTGGGGCGAGGGGCGGCAGCTGGGGCcggactggtggcactggtggtgctgggagtgCCCCCGGCTGCGGGCGCGGAGCTCTCGG GGGTGTTCCAGTTCATGGGAAAGTCCGAGTGTCTTTTCATTAACAGTACGGAGAAGATGAGGTTCGTGGCCAGGTACATCTACAACCGGGAGCAGTTCCTGATATTGGACAGCGACGTCGGGGT tgccccccagcgTTTCCATCTCGCTGGCACCCCCCTcgagctcccagcccagccccagccgcCTGCTCTGCTCCGTCATGGATTTCTACCCTGCCCGCATCCAGGTGAGGTggttccagggccagcaggagctctcGGAGCACGTGGTGGCCACCGACGTGGTCCCCAACGGGGACTGGACctaccagctcctggagctgctggaaactcTCCCCCCCCGGCGCGGGCTCACCTACACCAGCCAG AGATGCTGCCGGACGCCACCCGCAGCAAGATGCTGACGGGCATCAGGGGCTTCGCCTTGGGCTTCGTCTTCCTGGCGCTGGGGCTCGGCTTCTACCTGCGCAAGAAG AGCTCCTGA